One segment of Pandoraea pnomenusa DNA contains the following:
- a CDS encoding methyl-accepting chemotaxis protein, with translation MLRSFSIKARLGITMALLAVLLILLGALGIAGMTRTGDALRETYANHLAATVALGKDNATLARTRAILDRVVLHPESPDGDKIAARARGMIKDANAAWATYQALPREAQEARLADEVARQRATFFDKGMNPMLAAIDARDRTAMDDLTMNALPKYYAALTAASDALAAYKLKLGHDTYEASMTELAAFRWLSIGATVFGVLIAIACYFSLRGAIMRPLGEALTHFDQIAAGRLDNPVEVRGKDEMSMLMRGLDAMQSRLADTIRGVRRSCDAMATATAEISAGNTDLSARTEQQAASLEETASSMEQLTATVKQNADNARQASQLAVNASDIAARGGQVVARVVDTMQGISASSSQVVDIIAVIDGIAFQTNILALNAAVEAARAGEQGRGFAVVAGEVRTLAQRSATAAREIKGLIETSVQKVADGSTLVTEAGRTMDEILQAVQRVTDIMGEISAASDEQSGGIEQVNQAVTQMDTVTQQNAALVEQAAAAAASLEDQTNALREEMARFRLGDEGGTSGAARRPALHAVGASPLSLAA, from the coding sequence ATGTTGCGTAGCTTCTCGATCAAGGCACGCCTTGGCATCACCATGGCGCTGCTGGCGGTATTGTTGATTCTGTTAGGGGCCCTGGGCATCGCGGGCATGACGCGCACCGGTGACGCATTGCGAGAGACGTATGCCAATCATCTCGCGGCCACGGTGGCACTTGGCAAGGACAACGCGACGCTCGCGCGCACCCGGGCCATTCTCGACCGCGTGGTGCTGCATCCCGAATCGCCCGATGGCGACAAGATCGCCGCCCGCGCGCGCGGCATGATCAAGGACGCGAATGCGGCATGGGCCACGTATCAGGCGTTGCCGCGCGAGGCGCAGGAGGCGCGGCTCGCGGATGAGGTCGCGCGCCAGCGCGCGACGTTCTTCGACAAGGGCATGAATCCGATGCTCGCCGCCATCGATGCGCGCGACCGCACGGCGATGGACGATCTCACGATGAACGCGCTGCCCAAGTACTACGCGGCGCTCACCGCCGCGAGCGACGCGCTCGCCGCGTACAAGCTGAAGCTTGGGCACGACACCTACGAGGCGTCGATGACCGAGCTCGCGGCGTTTCGCTGGCTGAGCATCGGCGCGACGGTGTTCGGCGTGCTGATCGCCATCGCTTGTTACTTCTCGTTGCGCGGCGCGATCATGCGTCCTCTCGGCGAGGCACTGACGCACTTCGATCAGATCGCGGCAGGGCGCCTGGACAATCCGGTGGAGGTGCGCGGCAAGGACGAGATGTCGATGCTCATGCGCGGGCTTGACGCCATGCAGTCCCGTCTGGCGGACACGATTCGCGGTGTACGGCGCAGCTGTGACGCCATGGCGACGGCCACCGCCGAAATTTCCGCGGGCAATACCGACCTGTCCGCGCGCACCGAGCAACAGGCCGCGTCGCTCGAGGAGACGGCGTCGTCGATGGAGCAACTGACCGCAACCGTGAAGCAGAACGCCGATAACGCCCGGCAGGCGAGCCAACTCGCGGTCAACGCGTCGGATATCGCCGCGCGCGGCGGTCAGGTCGTCGCACGCGTCGTCGACACGATGCAGGGCATCTCGGCGAGTTCCTCGCAGGTGGTGGACATCATCGCCGTGATCGACGGCATCGCGTTCCAGACCAATATCCTGGCCTTGAACGCGGCCGTGGAAGCGGCGCGCGCAGGCGAACAGGGGCGGGGCTTCGCGGTGGTGGCGGGCGAGGTGCGCACGCTCGCGCAGCGCAGTGCAACGGCTGCGCGCGAGATCAAGGGACTCATCGAGACGTCGGTGCAGAAGGTGGCCGACGGCTCGACGCTCGTGACCGAGGCCGGCCGCACGATGGACGAGATCCTTCAGGCGGTGCAGCGCGTGACCGACATCATGGGCGAAATCTCGGCCGCGTCCGACGAACAAAGCGGGGGTATCGAACAGGTGAACCAGGCCGTCACCCAGATGGACACCGTGACGCAGCAGAACGCGGCGCTCGTGGAGCAGGCGGCGGCTGCCGCGGCGTCGCTCGAAGACCAGACGAACGCCTTGCGCGAGGAAATGGCGCGGTTCCGCCTGGGCGACGAGGGAGGCACGAGCGGTGCCGCACGGCGACCGGCGCTGCATGCCGTGGGGGCGTCGCCGCTGTCGCTGGCGGCCTGA